Part of the Metarhizium brunneum chromosome 6, complete sequence genome is shown below.
CATcgcaagtacggagtactacacCGTAATTTCTCCGATAGCTGCTGCAAATCCTCCTGTACCTGAGTATTGCGTCCCTTGCCGTCGGCCCTGTAAAACTGGTCCATCTGGTATACAGACCCAATCGGATGGGAAGCGTAGATATCTGGCGCTGTTCACGGGCCTCTTGCTAATCTTCTCTCCGGCATATCCTGCATCTTGTGGGGCTGTCAACCTCAATGCTTGCCTCCTGTTTGCttgatacatatgtacgtacttCGTACCCCCCCCTGCTCTGTCATGTGGAAATCCGTCATCGTGTTGCTGTTACGCCTGGTAAATGCTGTGATCCGTCTGTCCCTTGCGAGAAGGTTATGAAAGAGCGGCAGCCAGGCTCCACAGATACTCGGGAGAAACCCTTGCTTGCTTTAAATCACTTGCTCTATGTTCGTATGACGGTGACCATCAGGTGGTGGCTGAAATGCACCGTCTCCGGCTAAATTAGACCAGCGACATGGGTGAGGGCCCTGTTCGGTACGGAGTGTATGCAGTCCACGATGATTTTTGGTCGAGCTGCTCAACCGGGGTGGCGGGCCGGTCTGCGTAGAGACTTGCTTTGCATCATGGAAAGTGGACTTCTCATGGCAGACCGGAGTACTACTAACATTGTGTTAATTTGGGCCTTGTTGTTGTACATACGCCGTGCTTGGACCAATTTGAGATAGGAGACAACTTACAGGCAGCTGGACATCGAAAGAAACACGGTCCGTGAATGTTATATAAGTCCATGTGCGGTCCTCCTCAACTCCGTCATCTTTCATCCTTTAGACTCTTCAACAGCAAATCCAGAACCCTCGAACGCTTCGGCTTCGTCATTCATTCGTTTCTGAATAATCAGTCGCTCTTTGATACCCAAACTTAGTCGCTGCTTTTAGCGGACTCTCGCCGAACCAACACTATGCGTTTCATTGCTGCTTTCGCCAGCCTGGCTGGTCTTGCTTCTGCCACCGTCCTCGGcgtcaatgccaatgccaatgtcAATGCAGATGTAGTGGTTGGCTCCCACAGCGACCTTAATGCCCAAGTCAGCGTCAACATTGACGACGCCAGGGCACGCCACGAGGGCTACACATGCCCTCACGAAATGACCTACAGCCCCTGGACCAGGTGCTGCGGTTGCGATCCTGGTCAGTGGCTCGACCTTGGCAACAACACTTGTGTCGGTGAGAAGATGCATGGTGCCTGGCCCATGCCGAATGTCGCGGTCTACGGCTCAGTCAACATCCAACTTGGCGCTTTCTGCGCTGCCGCTCCCAACAAGATCGTCGCTTATGACGAAAAGCATGAGTGGTGCCAGGCTAGCCCTCTCACTATCGTCTTCCTTGCTGACATCACTATCGCGCTCGAGCTTATTGCCGGGGTGGACATTGACATCAATGCCAACATCAGTGTTGCACTCAAGGAAGTGTGTGCTGCTCTGTCCGGTCTTTACCTCGAAAGCGTCGTTGATGCCGTTATTGCTTTCAATACTGACTTTCTTGGTCTCGCCGTTATCCAGGCCGACATTGAGGCTAGCCTGGGCCTGAGTCttttcagcatcatcaagaaCCTCGGTTGCAAGCTCGGCATTGGCAAGTGCAACTTCGACTGCGTCGCCTACTGCACCAAGGGCTGCCCCAACTATATTGACGTTGTAGGCGAGTTGGGCGGTCGCATCACTGGCCTCGTTGGCCTTTGCATTCTCCCGAAGGttatcctcgtcgtcaacagCTTGAAGGTGGTCGTCAACGTTGTCGTTGACAGTCTTCTGTGTCTTGTTGGCGGTATTATCAAGACTGTTCTGTCTACCTTCGACTGCCACTGCAAATGATTAGCCAGACCTGATGTGTGAAGAGCCTGTACCAACGGCTTGAGTGTGCTATTGTTGATAGAAAACGATCTAGCGTTTGCATCCGGTAACTTCTTGGCGTTGGGTCTCATGTCTGCAACGATGTAAATAGttaattttctttttgaGGCGATGAAATAGTCTCCATAATTTCTAATATACCCAGCCTGGCATCTTATTTGAAATTTCAAACGTGTGATCACTCCAGGTAAATGTACTAGTAGGAACCGGATTTGGTATACTATTTACATACCGGTGACAAAGAAACGGTGTTATAGAGTGCTGCTTCGAATCTATGGGGTATACAGAATATAGTCAAGAGAGGTACATTATACAATTATGAACGCAAAGAATCCACaatcttttatttaaaaagcCTTCACGCGCATGTCGATACAATCATTGGTTTTCCTAGGTTGTCCACCATGAAATGGCTAAACGATTCGTCATCATTGTCGTCAGCTAGGAATGTCCTGTCCTCGGTTTCTGGAGGAAGTTTGGAGTATAAGCCTTGTCCTGCCTTTGGCCAAGTAGACGGGAGCacgtcctcctcgacgtcctcatcctctggGGTGTCAACCTCATGTTCTGCCCTTATTAGACGTTTTAACGCCTTCTTTGCGTTCTTTTGCCTTTGTCTCGATTTCGGATTGAGTACAGTGTGGCCATGTCTAGGCCTTCCAGCTGGACGGGCACGACGCACTGCCGCAGCAATCTGGGCGTCTAGAGAGCTGGAAATCGGCCTCTGCCAGTCTGGAGAGTCGAAAATGGGCAAGTCTGGATGTTTTTTCGACACTGACACCAGAATATCAGCAAGAAGTTGCGGCCGAAGTTGGTCGCAGAATGAAAGAATATTCAGCAAGTCtgtccttcttttccccAGGAAATATTGTGTACGCTCCAAGTGCTCACGTTAGCTTGATACAAGGCCGTGATGGAGCGTGTTGACAGAACTCACAACTATATCGGATGCCTGCCCAGCATAAAAGCCAACCAACTCTGACTTTGCGGGAGAAATGCCATCCGTAATGACTGAAAGCCTCTTTTCTCTTATATTTTCAACTGCGGCCTGACCGGAAAGGCTGATTGATGAGTGAAGGTTCCCCAAGGCAGTTTTTGGTGTGCTGCTCTCGGCAGTTGATGGCTGACAAGATGCGATGACTTTGGAATGAGAATGGACCATCGACTCCGGACATGCAATTGTACTCTGTGTAAAGTCAGGAGCCTCGGACTCAGGGTCGCGCTTGCGTTTTAAGCTGGAAGAGATGGAAGCTAGTTGCTCCTGATGCGACGTCGAGGTAAGGGACAAGGCTGGAGTAGGGGCATTAGGCAACGGCATTGTCCATGAATCCATAGCCTCTACCATCCCCCCTTTTCGGCCAAGCTTATTGAGAATGCCTGATGAGCCTCTCCTGGGTGGTTTGAAGGTGTCATTGGTATCTCGAATCCGACTTAGAATGAATGCAGCTGCCGAGTCGAATTGCGGCGCATAGTTGCTGCTAACGATATGGTGGCCTACAATCTCATTTGAAATGTCTTGTGTGGCATTCATGTCGACAGATGAGGGGATGGAAGGCGTGTGGTCGGAGTCCATAATCTTAACAGCTATGCATTCCTCCCCTACCGGCGTCTCTGGTGCTGACGCCATCATCTGGATGACCTGAAATTGGTCAAGGCATAAACTTGCATGGAAGCTGTGTGCCGATGCTCGGACAGATGGTGACGGATAACCGAAGAAGAGAAATTCATCTACCATTCGTTGGCGATGAACGATAATTATATATTCCCGGAGCTCAGGGAGGGAGTGAAGGCACGATGGATTGAGTGAGTCTGGCGACAATTGCAGACCAGGTCTTGACTCTTCGGCGGATGGCCATCACGTGATATCCATATGAGCCTGCACCGCGACAACAATATGTGACGATAGATATAGATGGAATTGATGGATTTATTACATGTATTTACGTTATGTCTAATGTTCTTTTGACAatatctctttttttttcaacgTATGGCCCCTCGTTCTTTCAGGTCTGAAATGTCCGACTGGCTCATACCAAGATGGTCACTGAGAATTTCATCAGTGTGCTGGCCAAGCATAGGTGGCACGGAGCGAATGGAAGGCTGGGTTTCAGAGAATTTGATGGGGGTGTTGACCATTTTAATTGGACCGCAAATCTCATGTTCCATTTCAACAACCATGTTACGCGCCTTTGTGTGGGCGTGGTTCAACGTGGTTTGTACGTCGTTCACGGCTGCGTAGGGCATACCACTGCCTTCGAACACCTGTAGCCACTCCTCTGTGGTTTTTTGTTGTGAGATGGCTTCAATCTCGGCCTCCAACTGTTGGCGGTTCGCGACTCTGTCCGCGTTTGTCTTGAATTTTGCATCATCCTTCCACTCAGGTTTGCCAAGGCCGTCGCATAGGACGCCAAACAGACGATCATTCCCACCGCCAAAGAGGATGTCTCCGTCCCTAGTCTTGAATGATCTATAAGGAACAATTGAGGCTAGGGCCTGTCAGCTTCCCGTCTTTTGATGGCGGGTGCAGTTACTCACGATGCGCCGTGCCCCATCTACCCGTGTCCTTCTTCCCACTGATGAGGCAACTGCTGGCAATATTCGCCAAGGTTGCTGTCTGGCAGTCGCTCAAGGCCACATCGATGTGTTGGCCCTTGCCTGTGCTGGCCCTGCCCAGAAGtgctgccatgatgctgttgctggtaTACAAGCCTGTGGTAAGATCAGTAACGGCCACGCCAACCTTGACGGGAGGACCGTCTCTCTGGCCGGTGATGTGCATCAGGCCAAACTCAGCTTCCACCATGACATCGTAACCGGCGCGGTTGGCATATGGCCCTGTTTGCCCGTAGCCGGTGATGGAGGCATAAATGAGACCGGGATTGATCTTGCGTACAGTCTCGTAATCCATCGAGTACTTCTTCAATGTGCCGGGAAGGTAATTCTCGACGAGGATATCACATTTGGCAACAAGCTTGTGCAGAATGTCCACCCCCTCTGGATGCTGGAAAGAGAGACCCAGTGACTTTTTGTTTCGGTTGGCCTGTGACATGAGATGTCAGCGGGGCCAGAAGCTGAATTCATTGTCGGCTGCAAGGTGGTGACATGGCAAGACGGAGATGATTGATTGATGGCTGGCTTACCCCGAGAAAATATGCTGCCTCTCCAGGGCCGTCTGCCTTGGTATCCGGCTTGTATGCGGCATATGGCGGCCCCCACGCGCGCGTGTCATCTCCTCTCACGGGATGCTCAATTTTGATGACCTCGGCACTGTATTTTGAAGAGAGCAGGTTAGCAAAGACGACGTCCAACAGTTTATAGTTGGGAAGCTGTGAAGAATGCTCAACTTACCCAAGGTCGCCCAAAATTTGAGTGCAGTAGGGCTGGATCATGGCGGTGTTAGCAGAGTCCATCCGAACATGTTGGCGGCGCGACGTGATGGGAGCTCTTGATGGAAACTCTTGGTCGGAGCTGATGGCGGTCAAGGCTTGAAGGCACTTACACCAGCCAACACACGGGTCATGTCCAACACGCGATATCCTTCGAGGGGCAGCGGAGTCTTTGATGCACTGGAATAGCGACGGAAGCCGTTGGCGAGGCGCGAGGACCGCATCACCGACAGCGGCCGGATGCACCTGGAAACGGCCGACATTGCCAACGCGCGCGTTGTCAACCGCGTTGTTGAGGTGCGAGTTGGTTCGGAGGAAGATTGAGGATCACAGGAGGAACATGCATGTGGAAAGTGCGAAGGAGAAGGTGCATGTCGGATATGATACGTAGCAGTAGTCGGTGATGAGCGGAG
Proteins encoded:
- the Sugct_2 gene encoding Succinate--hydroxymethylglutarate CoA-transferase, with the translated sequence MSAVSRCIRPLSVMRSSRLANGFRRYSSASKTPLPLEGYRVLDMTRVLAGPYCTQILGDLGAEVIKIEHPVRGDDTRAWGPPYAAYKPDTKADGPGEAAYFLGANRNKKSLGLSFQHPEGVDILHKLVAKCDILVENYLPGTLKKYSMDYETVRKINPGLIYASITGYGQTGPYANRAGYDVMVEAEFGLMHITGQRDGPPVKVGVAVTDLTTGLYTSNSIMAALLGRASTGKGQHIDVALSDCQTATLANIASSCLISGKKDTGRWGTAHPSIVPYRSFKTRDGDILFGGGNDRLFGVLCDGLGKPEWKDDAKFKTNADRVANRQQLEAEIEAISQQKTTEEWLQVFEGSGMPYAAVNDVQTTLNHAHTKARNMVVEMEHEICGPIKMVNTPIKFSETQPSIRSVPPMLGQHTDEILSDHLGMSQSDISDLKERGAIR